DNA from Propionispora vibrioides:
GATCCCGGCCAGGGATTTAACCCTCTGACCAAGTTGTGAATATCCTCTGCCGGACAGGTCCAGTCAATCCTTTCGGTTTGCCGCGAAAGCATCGGCGCATAGGTCGCTTTCGCATGGTCCTGCGAGATACGGGGAGCTTTATTTTCCGTCAGCAACTGAACAGACTTGGCTAACAAAGCGGCCCCGACATGTTTAAGTTTCTCGTATAACTGTCCGGTTGTCTCTTCTGTTCCAATCACTACTTCTTCTTTAAGTAACATATCCCCGGTGTCCATTCCCTCATCCATATACATGGTGGTAACACCCGACTTATTTTCCCCGTTGATGACCACCCAGTGAATGGGCGCCGCTCCCCGGTAATAGGGCAATAAAGAAGCATGCACATTGATGCAGCCCAGCGGGGGCAACTTTAAAATAGCCGGTGACAAAAGCTGGCCAAAAGCAACTACAACAATCAGGTCCGGGTTCCAGGCTCTTAAAGCCGCTACTGCTGCTTCCGTCTTGATTTTTTCCGGCTGAAATACCGGTATGCTGTGAGCCAGAGCTATTTCTTTTACCGGTGAAGCCGTAAATTTCTGCCCCCGGCCCTTCGGTCTGTCCGGCTGGGTAACCACCCCGACCACTTCATGAGGCCCGCTCAGTAATGTTTCCAAACAGGGCACAGCAAAATCAGGCGTTCCCATAAAAACAATACGCAGCTTGGTCATCACTTTTGCCCCTTATAAATGGTCTTTGCCCGTTCAATAAACAGCACGCCTTCCAGATGATCAATTTCATGCTGCAATGCTCTGGCAAAAAAACCGTTCCCTGTAATGGTAACAGTCTTGCCATGACGGTTGAGTCCCTCCACAGTAACCTTGGCATAACGTTCCACTTCGCCAAATACCCCGGGAATACTTAAACAGCCTTCAGTGCCAACCTCCAGATCCTCGTGACTGATAATAACCGGATTGATCAGTTCGACCAAACCTTCGCCAATGTCGACAATAATAACTCTGAGTGATATGCCCACCTGCGGCGCTGCCAGGCCAACCCCATCGGCCGAATACATGGTATCCGCCATATTATCCAGCAATTGTTTAATCTTACGATCTATTTTAACAACCGGTTCCGCATGTTGTTTCAACACTTCGTCGCCGGCTTTTTTTATATCCAATATTGCCATGATGCATCCTCCCCATTTTATTGACTTTAACTGTCCATATTATGTCCAAATTCTAACACAAAAGTTTACGAAAATCTATGAGTTACCTAATGACTTTCCAGGTTTCGCCTCTTACAGTATATTCAAGGGTTCAATATCCAGCAGGACATCACTGCGGCTATTCAGCTTTAGTGCCACTATCTGAGACTTTATATTAGTCAGTTCCTTCGATTTTATTAAAATATTAACGCGGTAGGAATTGTTAATTTTCGCAATAGGCGCAGCAAAAGGTCCTATAATTTCTGTTTGGCGGTCATGCTGCAGTTCTTTTCCCAATTGCCGGACAATCTGCTCAGCCTGACTGCGGGCCTGGTTTTCATCAGAAGAGTAGACGGTAAGTTTGAGCAACTCGCTAAAAGGTGGATACTGCAGGCTTTTTCTGGCCTCAATCTCCTGCCTGTAAAAAACTTCGTAATTATGGGACGAACTGGCCATAATGGCATAATGCTCCGGATTATACGTTTGAATAACCACCTGCCCGGCTTTATCGCCCCGGCCGGCGCGTCCTGCGGCTTGGGTCAGCAGGGAAAAGGTTCGTTCGGCGGAGCGAAAGTCAGGCAAATTCAAAGCTGAATCGGCTGATATAATGCCCACGGCAGTCACGTTTTTTATGTCGTGACCTTTGGCAACCATTTGTGTTCCTAATAAGATATCATATTCTCCCCGTGAGAATGACGCTATAATCCGGTCATGAGCCATTTTTCTGCTGGTAGAATCCTGATCCATACGGATGACCCGGGCCTGAGGAAAGATTTTCCCCAGTTCTTCCTCCAGTTTTTGGGTGCCTGTGCCAAAATAGCGGATATACCGGCTTGCACAGACAGGACAAATATCCGGTGCCGGACAGCTAGCCTGGCAGTAATGGCAGCGCAGCATATTGCTGGAATTATGATATACCATGGAAACGCTGCAGTGCTTGCATTTTATGATATGGCCGCATTCACGGCATAAGACAAAGGTCGCATAACCCCGGCGGTTGAGCAAAATAATAGCCTGTTCCTGCCGGCGCAGCGTATCGGCCAACAATT
Protein-coding regions in this window:
- the fmt gene encoding methionyl-tRNA formyltransferase, with the protein product MTKLRIVFMGTPDFAVPCLETLLSGPHEVVGVVTQPDRPKGRGQKFTASPVKEIALAHSIPVFQPEKIKTEAAVAALRAWNPDLIVVVAFGQLLSPAILKLPPLGCINVHASLLPYYRGAAPIHWVVINGENKSGVTTMYMDEGMDTGDMLLKEEVVIGTEETTGQLYEKLKHVGAALLAKSVQLLTENKAPRISQDHAKATYAPMLSRQTERIDWTCPAEDIHNLVRGLNPWPGSFAFHRGKLVKIWRTQVVDGNFSGQPGRISKINEDSFVVETGKGTLEIYELQPESKRRMNSREYITGYSPVVGEKME
- the def gene encoding peptide deformylase, producing the protein MAILDIKKAGDEVLKQHAEPVVKIDRKIKQLLDNMADTMYSADGVGLAAPQVGISLRVIIVDIGEGLVELINPVIISHEDLEVGTEGCLSIPGVFGEVERYAKVTVEGLNRHGKTVTITGNGFFARALQHEIDHLEGVLFIERAKTIYKGQK